The following coding sequences lie in one Rutidosis leptorrhynchoides isolate AG116_Rl617_1_P2 chromosome 6, CSIRO_AGI_Rlap_v1, whole genome shotgun sequence genomic window:
- the LOC139854487 gene encoding uncharacterized protein, with protein MKLPAESSKPPGGSFQAAGWYTQSRRLRAQINATSESDKMSIQHTLIIGSDFKPPVLFDGEYYQWLQRITQFIDYKVEKAKYIWASLKDGPITVFHQETGLPLPVYELFRERRERAQGDIEAKNIIMQYIPYDLFEYVDSNTSAKDIWDRSKGNKKEHEELLKDAYRRVNGVLNELKKCNIPKVHAEINMKFLKKLNSDWLPYGTIIQFTKKIDKLNIQEFVGVLMHYQPAVSKLQAEQKESTPSDPLALIAKKKSKSYTTSKILSMKVLVEDSTDSEGLSLSNKPEFLKPQPHHSKDFEKEDSLCYNCGKDGHYSHECKMPKKKDTAY; from the exons ATGAAGCTGCCGGCTGAGTCTTCCAAGCCACCGGGTGGATCATTCCAAGCCGCCGGCTGGTACActcaaagccgccggcttcgtgctcaAATAA ATGCTACCTCAGAATCGGACAAGATGTCTATTCAACATACATTGATTATTGGATCCGATTTCAAACCTCCTGTTTTGTTTGATGGCGAGTATTATCAATGGCTGCAACGTATCACTCAATTCATAGACTACAAGGTTGAGaaggcaaagtacatttgggcttctttaAAAGATGGTCCAATTACTGTATTTCATCAAGAGACCGGTTTACCATTACCAGTCTATGAGCTTTTTCGGGAGAGACGTGAGCGGGCTCAAGGTGATATTGAGGCCAAAAACATCATTATGCAATACATACCGTATGATTTGTTTGAATATGTGGATAGCAATACTTCTGCTAAGGATATATGGGATAGATCAAAAGGAAACAAGAAG GAACATGAAGAACTTCTGAAGGATGCCTACAGACGTGTCAATGGTGTTTTGAATGAGTTGAAAAAGTGCAATATCCCCAAGGTCCATGCTgagatcaacatgaagtttctcaaaaagctcaattctGATTGGCTTCCATATGGAACCATCATTCAATTTACCAAGAAGATTGACAAGTTGAATATTCAAGAGTTTGTTGGTGTTTTGATGCATTATCAGCCAGCCGTGTCTAAACTTCAAGCTGAACAGAAAGAGTCTACACCGAGTGATCCACTTGCTCTCATTGCTAAGAAGAAGAGTAAGTCTTACACTACTTCCAAAATTTTATCAatgaaagtgcttgttgaagattcaactgattctgaagGACTCAGTCTTTCAaat AAACCTGAATTCTTAAAACCTCAACCTCATCATTCTAAAGATTTTGAGAAGGAAGATTCATTGTGTTATAACTGTGGCAAAGATGGTCATTACTCCCATGAGTGTAAAATGCCAAAGAAAAAGGATACAGCTTACtaa